One part of the Falco peregrinus isolate bFalPer1 unplaced genomic scaffold, bFalPer1.pri scaffold_40, whole genome shotgun sequence genome encodes these proteins:
- the LOC129783381 gene encoding olfactory receptor 14C36-like has protein sequence MSNSSSITQFLLLALADTRELQLLHFWLFLGIYLAAVLGNGLIITTVVCDKHLHTPMYFFLLNLSLLDLGSISTTLPKAMANSLWDTRDISYSGCAAQLFLIVFFLSAECSLLTVMAYDRYVAICQPLHYGTLLGSRACVHMAAVVWGSDVLYAALHTANTFSLPLCQGNALGQFFCEIPQILKLSCSHTYLREVGLIVISSCLACGCFVFIVLSYVQIFRAVLRIPSEQGRHKAFSTCLPHLAVVSLFLSTAMFAHLKPPSVSSKSLDLAVSVLYSLVPPAVNPLIYSMRNQELKDALKKLMQSGVSQRQ, from the coding sequence atgtctaacagcagctccatcacccagttcctcctcctggcattggcagacacgcgggagctgcagctcttgcacttctggctcttcctgggcatctacctggctgccgTCCTGGGCAACGGACTCATCATCACCACCGTAGTGTGTGACAAACATCTccacacccccatgtacttcttcctactcaacctctccctccttgacctgggctccatctccaccactctccccaaagccatggccaactccctctgggacaccagggacatctcctactcaggatgtgctgcacagctcttcctgattgtctttttcctttcagcggagtgttctctcctcaccgtcatggcctatgaccgctacgtggccatctgccagcccctgcactacgggaccctgctgggcagcagagcttgtgtccacatggcagctgTTGTCTGGGGTAGTGATGTTCTCTatgctgcgctgcacacggccaatacTTTCTCACTGCCactctgccaaggcaatgccctgggacagttCTTCTGcgaaatcccacagatcctcaagctctcctgctcacacacctacctcagggaagtggggcttatTGTGATTAGTTCCTGTTTAGCCTgtggatgttttgttttcattgttctgtcctacgttcagatcttcagggctgtgctgaggatcccctctgagcagggacggcacaaagccttttccacgtgcctccctcacctggccgtggtctccctctttctcagcactgccatGTTTGCCCACCTGAAGCCCCCCTCCGTCTCCTCCAAATCTCTGGACTTGGCGGTCTCAGTCCTGTACTcgttggtgcctccagcagtgaaccccctcatctacagcatgaggaaccaggagctgaaggacgcactgaagaagctgatgcagtcaggtgtCTCTCAGCGGCAATGA